The genomic stretch GGGCATAGGCGTCAATCTCGCGCAGGGTCTCGACCTTGACGGGGAAGGGCAGGTCGCCAATCGGATCCGCGTCTGTATAAAGCCGTTTGTTGGTCGCCTGGGGGGCATCCGCATAGGTGCCGCCGCCCTCCCCCACTGCCAGTCGCGCGGTTTGTGCTGCCCGTTTCAGGGCGGCAATGGAAACCTCGGTGGAATGCGCGTATCCGGCCACCTCGCCGTTGACCGCCCGCAGGCCAAACCCTTCGGAGGCATCATAGCTGGCGCTTCGCAGGCGACCATCGTCAAACATCAGGGCCTCTGATTTGTGACGCTCGGCAAATATCTCTCCATCTTCGGCGCCTGCAAGGGTTTCGTGCAGGATTGGCAGGGCCTCATCCTCGGGGAGGAGGGTTTCAAAGGGTCGAAAGGCTGGGTTTTCCATGTCACGGACCTCAGGTTTTTTTGATCTAAATCAAGAAAGCGACGCTTTGACGCTCGCCTGCCTCTTTATCTGTACGCCTGAATATGATTTTAAGCAGCATCAAAGACAACGGGTACGAGCGCGATTTGTGGAATCAACTCTCCATGGGGCGCAATCGGCTGTAAGAATAAATCGATCACAAACGATCAGGACATGATATGAAGAATGCTTTGATGCTTTCGGGCCTTTTTGCTGGCCTTTCCAGTCTTCCAGCCATGGCGCAAGAAGCACTAGAAACAATTGGCAAGCCAACCAACGGCGGCCTGAACTTCCAGCCAGCGGGGACTGAACTGGCGGAGGGTATCCACAAACTCGACTGGATGATTCTTGTCATCATCACCGTGGTCTGCGTTTTTGTTGCGGGTTTGCTGCTTTATGCGATTGTACGGTTCAACCGTCGCGCCAATCCAACACCTGCCGCCTTTACCCACCACACACCTATCGAAATCGCCTGGACGCTGATCCCAATCCTGGTTTTGGTTTTCATCGGTTCCTTCTCCTTGCCCGAACTGTTCCGCCAACAGGAAATCCCAAAAGGCGACGTTACCATCAAGGTGACAGGCTACCAGTGGTACTGGGGCTATGAGTATGTCGATCACGGCTTTGGGTTTGAAAGCTACATGTTGGGCAACCCCTCGACATTGGATGAAACAGTCCGCGCTGCAGATGCCGATGTGACCCCATTTGTTTTGGACGATGCGATGCGCGCCAAGCTGGTGGATGCGGGTTTCAACGAAGATGAATTCCTGCTGGCCACAGATACTTCGGTTGTTGTGCCGGTTGGCAAAACCATCGTGATGCAGGTGACCGGTGCCGATGTGATCCACTCCTGGACCATTCCCGCCTTTGGCGTAAAGCAGGATGCGGTTCCTGGCCGTCTGGCCGAGCTGTGGTTCAAGGCGGACAAGGAAGGTATCTACTTTGGTCAGTGTTCCGAGCTGTGCGGCAAGGACCACGCCTATATGCCGATCACTGTGAAAGTGGTCAGCCAAGAGGCCTATGACGCGTGGCTGCAAGGTGCGATCGACGAATACGCCGGTCTGCCCCAGTCTTATCAGGTTGCTTCCAACTGAGGCACGCCTCACCAATCTGCTCCCCCGGCGCGCTGAAGGGCGCCCGGAAGGGGTTTGAAACCAGAGAAATGCGCAGGGGTCTGCGCATTTCTGGTCGACAAAAGGGTCTATGATGAGCGACGCAAGCATCAACGCCAGCACTCCCCGTGAAGACGAGGCCAGCTTTGGCGATTATTTCGCCCTGCTCAAGCCGCGGGTGATGTCACTGGTCGTCTTTACGGCCTTTGTTGGCCTGTTGGCGGCCCCTGTAGGCGTGCATCCGGTGATTGGCTTTTGTGCCGTATTGTTTATCGCGATCGGCGGCGGCGCCTCCGGGGCGCTGAACATGTGGTGGGACGCCGACATCGACCAGGTGATGAAGCGCACCAAATCGCGCCCCATTCCCGCCGGCAAGGTCGAGGCAGGCGAGGCGCTGAGCCTGGGGCTGGCGCTGTCGGGCATGTCGGTGATCATGCTGGCGCTGGCGACCAATGTCTTTGCCGGCGCTTTCCTGGCCTTTACCATCTTCTTTTATGTGGTGGTCTACACCATGTGGCTGAAGCGGGCGACGCCACAGAACATCGTTATTGGCAGTGCCGCGGGGGCGTTCCCCCCGGTGATCGGCTGGATTGCCGCCACCGGCACCATGTCGGTTGAGCCCTGGCTGATGTTTGCCCTGACCTTCATGTGGACGCCGCCGCATTTCTGGGCCCTGGCCCTGTTCATGCGCTCGGATTACGATGATGCGGGCGTGCCGATGCTGACCGTGACCCATGGCCGCCGCGCCACCCGGGTTCATATCCTGGTCTATACGATCCTGCTGGCCATTCTAGCCATTGGAACATCCTTTTCTGGCATCGGCGGGCCGATTTACCTTGCCGTCGCTGTTGTCATGAATGCCTTGTTCCTGCTCGGCGCCTGGAAGATTTTCCGCCGCGATGAAACCAATTCGGAAGAGGATAACTTCAAGGCGGAGCGCAGGTTCTTCAAGCTGTCGCTGCTGTATCTTTTCCTGCATTTTGGCGCCATCTTGGTAGAAGCATCGCTGAAACCCTATGGATTGGGAGGCTGGTAAGATGGCTTTGAACAAAGAACACGACCTGCACAAACGCCGTTTTGGCCGCAATATGGGCGTTGGCCTGTTGCTGGGCAGCTTTGTGGTGCTGGTGTTGGCCTTGACCATCGTCAAGGTGACCTCGAACGGGTTCCAGTTCCCGCAAACACAAAGTGAGCAGAACTGATGGCGCTGCAGGGGCCACAAAAAACAGTTTTGCAGCTGGTGGGTGTTGTCGTCACCATGGGCGCATTGTCCTGGGCCTCGGTGCCGTTTTACGACTGGTTCTGCCGGGTCACCGGCTTTGGTGGCGTCACTGGGGTGGCCGAGCGCGGCTCTGATACGGTTCTGGATAAGACGGTCACCATACGGTTTGACGGTTCCAAAGAACGCGACTTTGCCTGGGAATTCAAACCCGTGCAGCGGGAAATGGAAATCCAGATCGGTGATACTGGTCTGGCCTTCTACGAGGCCTACAATCCAACGGACCGGCCCATTGCCGGCCAGGCCTCTTACAATGTGACGCCCTATTCCGCAGGCGCGTTCTTTGAAAAAATCGACTGCTTCTGCTTTACCGAGCAGGTGCTGCAACCAGGGGAGCGGGTGGAAATGCCCGTGACCTTCTTTGTCGACCCGGAAATCGTTACCGACCGGGACGGGAAATTCGTGCATACGATAACGCTTTCGTACACGTTTTATGAAATCGATCTGCCCGAGGGCTATGCCGCCCTCGATACCGGGGACAACACCGGGGCAGATCTTACTACGAACCAGGCCGACGGGTGAGGGACACTTAAATGGCGCACGCTAAAAATCACGATTTTCACATTCTGCCTCCATCGATTCTGCCATTTTTGGCAGCTCTTGGCGGTTTCATCATGCTCTTCGGTGCCGTTCTGTGGATGCAGGGTATCACGGCCTGGATGTTCTGGGGCGGTCTCGTCATGGTGCTCTATGTCAGCTTTGACTGGTGGTCCCAGATGGTCGTCGAGGCCCGCCAGGGAGATCACGCCCCAGTGGTCCGCATCGGGCTGCGCTACGGTTTCATTCTCTTCGTGATGTCCGAAGTGATGTTCTTCTTCGCGTGGTTCTGGTCGTTCTTCAAACACGCCATGTACCCAATGGAAGAATACTTTGGCACCGAATATGCCAAGCCAGAGATTTACGGGGTGGACCCGTTCCACCTGCCTTTGATCAACACGCTTGTGCTGCTGCTGTCGGGCTGTGCCGTCACCTGGGCGCACCACGCGCTGGTGCACAACAATGACCGCAAGGCGCTGATCCAGGGCCTGTCCATTGGTATCGTGCTTGGCATTTTCTTCACCTTCCTGCAGGGCTACGAATACGCCCACCTGCTGCACGAAGGCTGGCAGTTTGGCGGTGATGAGTTCTACTCCAACTTCTTCATGGCAACTGGCTTCCACGGCTTCCACGTCCTGTTGGGCACCATCTTCCTGATTGTGTGCCTGATCCGTGCGATGAAGGGTGATTTCACCCCCGAGCAGCACGTCGGTTTTGAGGCCGCAGCCTGGTACTGGCACTTCGTGGACGTTGTCTGGCTGTTCCTGTTCTTCGCAGTCTATGTCTGGGGCACCTCGGGCTTGTAATCATCAATCCAGTGCCCGGTGGAATGTACCGGGTACATGTTTGAGGTTTCAAAACGACGCAACAGACCGTATCAAGCACAGCGCATGGGGCAACTCATGCGCTGTTTTTTGTGGCAACGGAACTGACATGCAGCGACTGATTTTCCTTTCCGCCATTGGCGGGCTTGGACTGGCGATCCTGCTGGGGCTGGGCACCTGGCAGGTGCAGCGTCTGGCTTGGAAAGCGGATCTATTGGAGGTCATTCAGACCCGCATCGCAGCGACGCCTGTGGATGTCCCGCTGACGCCATCCGAAGCTCAAGACCGCTACCGTGCCGTCACCGCCGCGGGGGAGCTGGGGACGCAGGAACTGCATGTCTTCTGGGTCACCAAAGAGGCCGAAACGGGCTATCGTGTGATCTCTGCCCTGGAAACAGGCGATGGACGCCGTCTGCTTCTGGATCAGGGCTTTGTTCCGGCGGCTGACAAGGATAGCCGCCGCAGCTCCGCAGCGGTTTTGGTGACGGGGAACCTTCTGTGGCCGGATGAGGGCGACTGGACCACGCCGGCGCCGGAAGTCGATACCAATATCCTTTATGCACGTGACCTTGCCTATATGGCTGAACAACTGGGCACCGAGCCGGTTTTGATTGTTGCCCGCAGTATCACGCCCGAAACAGCCGTGACACCACAGGCTGTGACGGCTGAGGGCATTCCGAACAACCACTTGCAATATGCGATCACCTGGTTTTCGCTGGCCTTTATCTGGGCCGCGATGACTGCCTCTTTTCTATGGCGTTCCCGCGCCAAATCCGAAGGCTGAAGCGATGAAATATATCTCTACCCGTGGGCAGGCGCCCGAGCTGACATTTGAAGAGGCCATGCTGACCGGTCTCGCCCGTGACGGGGGGCTGTATGTGCCTGCCGAGATCCCAACCCTCAGCCGGGATGAGATCGCCGCCCTGTCTGGCCTGTCCTATGAGGAAACTGCCTTTCGGGTGATGAAGCCCTTTCTGGGCGATTGTTTCACCGACGAAGAATTTCGTGGCATCATCGAACGCGCCTATGCCGGATTCAACCACGCCGCCCGCGCGCCGCTGAAACAGCTGGCGCCAAATCACTTCCTGTTGGAACTGTTCCACGGGCCGACGCTGGCCTTCAAAGACTTTGCCATGCAGCTGATTGGTCAGCTGTTTCAGGTGGCACTGCAGCGCCGCAACGATCGCGTCACCATTGCCGGAGCCACCTCTGGCGATACCGGATCTGCGGCGATGGAGGCCTTTCGCGGGCTCAGCAACGTGGATGTCTTTATCCTGTACCCCCATGGCCGGGTGTCCGAGGTGCAGCGCCGCCAGATGACCACACCTGCGGATCAGAACGTACATGCGCTGGCGCTGGAGGGTGACTTTGATGATTGCCAGGCCCGGGTCAAAGACATGTTCAACGACTTTGAGTTCCGCGATGGGGTGAAACTCGCCGGGGTGAATTCGATCAATATCGCGCGGGTGCTGGCGCAGGTGGTCTATTACTTCTCCTCCGCTGTCAGCCTTGGGGCACCGGAACGGGAGGTGAGCTTTACCGTGCCCACCGGTAACTTTGGCGATATCTTTGCAGGCTACATTGCCAAACAGATGGGCCTGCCGATCAAGGATCTGGTGGTGGCCACCAACCAAAACGACATTCTGCACCGCTGCCTCGAAGGTCAGGGCTACCACAAGGGCGATACCGTCCCGTCGATTTCGCCCTCAATGGATATCCAGGTCTCGTCCAACTTTGAACGGGCGCTCTATTTTGCCTATGACAAAGACGCCAGCGCTGTGGCGCAGCTGATGGGGGAGCTGAAGAACGGCGGTTTTGAGGTCAGCCAGGGCGCCATGCAGGCCCTGTCGGAAACCTATAAATCGGGCCGTGCCTCGGAAGAGGAAACGCTGGCGACCATCAAATCCGAGCTTGCGGCCTCTGGTGAGTTGTTGTGCCCCCATGGCGCGGTTGCGGTAAAGGTCGCAGCAGAGCAACGGGCGGCTGATGTGCCAATGATCACCCTGGCGACAGCGCATCCGGCAAAATTCCCGGCAGCGGTGGAAAAGGCCTCTGGTCAATATCCGGACTTGCCGGACCGTATGGCGGATCTGTATGAGCGTGAGGAACGGCTGAGCCGGATCGACAATGATCTGGCGGCCATCGAAGACCACATCAGAAAGAACATCGCATAATGAGATCTATTCAGTGAGCGTCCAACAGCACCAACTCGCCAATGGCTTTCGCATTGTCACCGAGGCCATGCCGGGTCTGCAATCGGCCTCGATCGGCATCTGGGTGACCGCCGGTGGCCGCAATGAACGCCTCGAGCAGAACGGCATTGCGCATTTTCTCGAGCATATGGCGTTCAAGGGCACCAAGCGGCGCAGCGCCCTGCAGATCGCCGAGGCGGTGGAGGATGTGGGCGGTTATATCAACGCCTATACCTCGCGCGAGGTGACTGCCTATTACGCGCGGGTGCTCAAGGATGATGTGCCGCTGGCGCTGGATGTGCTGGCGGATATTCTGCGCAATCCGGTGTTTGACCCGCGCGAGATCGAGGTGGAGCGCGGCGTCATCCTGCAAGAGATCGGCCAGGCGCTGGATACGCCGGACGATGTGATCTTTGATTGGCTGCAGGAAGAAAGCTATCACGACCAGCCGCTGGGCCGCACCATCCTGGGCCCGGCAGAGCGGGTCAGCGCCTTCACCCGCGAGGATCTGACGCAGTTTGTCTCGGAACATTATGGCCCGGGGCAGATGATCCTGTCAGCAGCCGGCGCGGTGGATCACGACGCACTGGTCAAACTGGCGGAGGATCTGTTTGGTGATATGACGGCGCGGCCAGCGCTGGTGATGGAGCCTGCACAGTTCACCGGCGGTGAGGCCCGTCACGCCAAGGATCTGGAGCAGGCGCATTTTGCCCTGTCCTTTGAAAGCCCAGGCTACCGCGATGACGCTATCTATACGGCGCAGATCTATTCGGCCGTCATGGGGGGCGGTATGTCCAGCCGCCTGTTTCAGGAAGTGCGGGAAAAACGCGGGTTGTGCTATACCATCTTTGCCCAGGCTGGCGCCCATGCGGATACCGGCAGCACCACGATCTATGCCGGCACCTCTGCGGATCAGGTCGAAGAACTCGCCCATATCACTGTGGATGAGATGAAGCGCGCCGCAACAGACATGTCGGATGCCGAGGTGGAGCGGGCCCGGGCGCAGATGAAGGCAGGTATGCTGATGGGGCTGGAAAGCCCCACCAACCGCGCCGAACGTCTGGCACGTCTGGTACAGATCTGGGACCGGGTGCCTGCGCTTGAGGAGACGGTGAAACTGATTGATGCCGTCAGCACTGCGGATGTGCGCGCCATGGCCGAACAGCTTGCGGTGCGCGCCCCGGCGGCGATGGCGCTCTATGGGCCTGTTGAGGGCGCCCCCAGCCTCGCCGCGCTGCAGGAGCGCCGTGTTGCCTGATGCTGCTGAGCCGTCGCAAACTTCGACTTGAGACCGAGCGGCTGACGCTGCGCCCACCGGTGCATTCCGATTTTCAGGCCTGGGCGGCGCTGCGCTTGCAAAGCCGCGACTACCTGACCCCCTGGGAGCCCGCCTGGGCGCCCGATCATCTGGGCCGCAAGAGCTTTACCAACCGGGTGTACTGGGCGCAGCGCTCGGTTTCTGGGGGGACGGCGCTACCGCTGTTTCTGATCCGGCGCGAGGATCAGGTGATCGTTGGTGCCATTACCCTGGACAATATCCGCCGCGGCCCGGCCATGGCCGGCACGCTGGGGTACTGGACTGGTCAGCCCTTTGGGCGTCAGGGCTATATGCGCGAGGCCATTGGCACCGTGGTGCACTACGCCTACGGCAAGCTGGATCTCAGCCGGATTGAGGCGGCCTGCCTGCCGGAAAATGCCGCCTCGCGCGGGTTGTTGGAAAAATCCGGGTTCAAATACGAAGGCGTTGCCCAGTCCTATCTGCAAATTGCCGGACGCTGGCGCACCCATGTTCTATATGCTGCCCTACGCCATGACCGTCGAGGCCGCACACAGGCGGGGTAGCCCCTGATACTGTTGAGGATCACTGTGGGCTGGGTGTTATCGGACCTGATTGCTGATCAAAGAGGGGGGCCTCCCGCCCCTTTTGCGATAGCCCCCTGCCTGACGGCCCGGGTCTGTCACATAAGCGTTGGGCCCCGCGCCGCGCAAGCGCGCGGCGCGGGTGCTCCCAGTGCCAGCAGACTGGAAACCCGTCTGGCAACCAGTCTGGCACCCCGTGGCGCATTTTGGAGTTGTTCAAACCGGTGGTCTGCTTCTTTACCGGGATAGGTCGGCGAGAAAAGCTTGCCACGGGGGCTGGGATTGGAGATGCAGGGGCATGAGCTATTCACCTGCAGATGCCGCCTTCGCCGCCAGCCTGACCGCTTCCTTGCCCGAGGGGGTGTTGGGCCCCTGCGCGCCGAGATACCTGGAGGAGCCGCGCGGGCGCTACCAGGGACAGGCGGGGCTATTGGCCAAACCAAACAGCACCGCAGAGGTGGCAACGCTGTTGCGCGCTGCCAACGCCGCCCGTGTGCCGGTGGTGCCCTACGGGGGCGGCACCGGGTTGGTTGGCGGCCAGGTGAAGCCGGAGGGGGCGGCGCCCCTGGTGATCTCACTGGAACGCATGTCCCGGATCCGCGCTGTCTATCCACAGGAAAACGTTATCCTGGCAGAAGCCGGCGCTATTTTGGCTGATGTACAGCAGGCTGCTCTAGAGCAGGAGCGGCTGTTTCCGTTGTCCTTGGCGGCGGAGGGTACCGC from Phaeobacter sp. G2 encodes the following:
- a CDS encoding cytochrome C oxidase assembly protein, with the protein product MALNKEHDLHKRRFGRNMGVGLLLGSFVVLVLALTIVKVTSNGFQFPQTQSEQN
- a CDS encoding cytochrome c oxidase subunit 3 — translated: MAHAKNHDFHILPPSILPFLAALGGFIMLFGAVLWMQGITAWMFWGGLVMVLYVSFDWWSQMVVEARQGDHAPVVRIGLRYGFILFVMSEVMFFFAWFWSFFKHAMYPMEEYFGTEYAKPEIYGVDPFHLPLINTLVLLLSGCAVTWAHHALVHNNDRKALIQGLSIGIVLGIFFTFLQGYEYAHLLHEGWQFGGDEFYSNFFMATGFHGFHVLLGTIFLIVCLIRAMKGDFTPEQHVGFEAAAWYWHFVDVVWLFLFFAVYVWGTSGL
- the coxB gene encoding cytochrome c oxidase subunit II; this encodes MKNALMLSGLFAGLSSLPAMAQEALETIGKPTNGGLNFQPAGTELAEGIHKLDWMILVIITVVCVFVAGLLLYAIVRFNRRANPTPAAFTHHTPIEIAWTLIPILVLVFIGSFSLPELFRQQEIPKGDVTIKVTGYQWYWGYEYVDHGFGFESYMLGNPSTLDETVRAADADVTPFVLDDAMRAKLVDAGFNEDEFLLATDTSVVVPVGKTIVMQVTGADVIHSWTIPAFGVKQDAVPGRLAELWFKADKEGIYFGQCSELCGKDHAYMPITVKVVSQEAYDAWLQGAIDEYAGLPQSYQVASN
- a CDS encoding insulinase family protein yields the protein MSVQQHQLANGFRIVTEAMPGLQSASIGIWVTAGGRNERLEQNGIAHFLEHMAFKGTKRRSALQIAEAVEDVGGYINAYTSREVTAYYARVLKDDVPLALDVLADILRNPVFDPREIEVERGVILQEIGQALDTPDDVIFDWLQEESYHDQPLGRTILGPAERVSAFTREDLTQFVSEHYGPGQMILSAAGAVDHDALVKLAEDLFGDMTARPALVMEPAQFTGGEARHAKDLEQAHFALSFESPGYRDDAIYTAQIYSAVMGGGMSSRLFQEVREKRGLCYTIFAQAGAHADTGSTTIYAGTSADQVEELAHITVDEMKRAATDMSDAEVERARAQMKAGMLMGLESPTNRAERLARLVQIWDRVPALEETVKLIDAVSTADVRAMAEQLAVRAPAAMALYGPVEGAPSLAALQERRVA
- a CDS encoding cytochrome c oxidase assembly protein, whose translation is MALQGPQKTVLQLVGVVVTMGALSWASVPFYDWFCRVTGFGGVTGVAERGSDTVLDKTVTIRFDGSKERDFAWEFKPVQREMEIQIGDTGLAFYEAYNPTDRPIAGQASYNVTPYSAGAFFEKIDCFCFTEQVLQPGERVEMPVTFFVDPEIVTDRDGKFVHTITLSYTFYEIDLPEGYAALDTGDNTGADLTTNQADG
- the thrC gene encoding threonine synthase: MKYISTRGQAPELTFEEAMLTGLARDGGLYVPAEIPTLSRDEIAALSGLSYEETAFRVMKPFLGDCFTDEEFRGIIERAYAGFNHAARAPLKQLAPNHFLLELFHGPTLAFKDFAMQLIGQLFQVALQRRNDRVTIAGATSGDTGSAAMEAFRGLSNVDVFILYPHGRVSEVQRRQMTTPADQNVHALALEGDFDDCQARVKDMFNDFEFRDGVKLAGVNSINIARVLAQVVYYFSSAVSLGAPEREVSFTVPTGNFGDIFAGYIAKQMGLPIKDLVVATNQNDILHRCLEGQGYHKGDTVPSISPSMDIQVSSNFERALYFAYDKDASAVAQLMGELKNGGFEVSQGAMQALSETYKSGRASEEETLATIKSELAASGELLCPHGAVAVKVAAEQRAADVPMITLATAHPAKFPAAVEKASGQYPDLPDRMADLYEREERLSRIDNDLAAIEDHIRKNIA
- a CDS encoding SURF1 family protein, with the translated sequence MQRLIFLSAIGGLGLAILLGLGTWQVQRLAWKADLLEVIQTRIAATPVDVPLTPSEAQDRYRAVTAAGELGTQELHVFWVTKEAETGYRVISALETGDGRRLLLDQGFVPAADKDSRRSSAAVLVTGNLLWPDEGDWTTPAPEVDTNILYARDLAYMAEQLGTEPVLIVARSITPETAVTPQAVTAEGIPNNHLQYAITWFSLAFIWAAMTASFLWRSRAKSEG
- the cyoE gene encoding heme o synthase → MSDASINASTPREDEASFGDYFALLKPRVMSLVVFTAFVGLLAAPVGVHPVIGFCAVLFIAIGGGASGALNMWWDADIDQVMKRTKSRPIPAGKVEAGEALSLGLALSGMSVIMLALATNVFAGAFLAFTIFFYVVVYTMWLKRATPQNIVIGSAAGAFPPVIGWIAATGTMSVEPWLMFALTFMWTPPHFWALALFMRSDYDDAGVPMLTVTHGRRATRVHILVYTILLAILAIGTSFSGIGGPIYLAVAVVMNALFLLGAWKIFRRDETNSEEDNFKAERRFFKLSLLYLFLHFGAILVEASLKPYGLGGW
- a CDS encoding GNAT family N-acetyltransferase; the encoded protein is MLLSRRKLRLETERLTLRPPVHSDFQAWAALRLQSRDYLTPWEPAWAPDHLGRKSFTNRVYWAQRSVSGGTALPLFLIRREDQVIVGAITLDNIRRGPAMAGTLGYWTGQPFGRQGYMREAIGTVVHYAYGKLDLSRIEAACLPENAASRGLLEKSGFKYEGVAQSYLQIAGRWRTHVLYAALRHDRRGRTQAG